Proteins encoded by one window of Arachis hypogaea cultivar Tifrunner chromosome 1, arahy.Tifrunner.gnm2.J5K5, whole genome shotgun sequence:
- the LOC112762930 gene encoding uncharacterized protein, whose protein sequence is MTIFNFKLPKILNGNKAPWLLLPIGGGAATNEAFKVDTHKEILEEKGIYHLTLPELQSQLIRGSCYGWLIIVSMYEGTIRMLNPMTKVFLDLPPISDLPDVIHNGDQCSFYFRGHNMITEETILANKFLIWKVIINSAPDDINFMAVALYGSSRLAFYKPSNKRWLKLPTRARPYFQDVIFFQRWIFAIEHDGKLYRFDTMTKAGPRVTIFKPSTPFDTVTTKDINQKYLIVTADGSLLMVVRHLINLICEEEERSYKTTKFDIYELKENNSNAWSRISSLGNYILVIGFNASVQMFAGNLLNSKGNQIYFTDSLVQEQLVETYYHNIGIFNLEYGSCQEVLSDVNFFCPPVWILP, encoded by the coding sequence ATGACTATCTTCAACTTCAAACTTCCGAAGATCCTCAATGGCAACAAAGCTCCATGGCTGCTGTTACCTATTGGCGGCGGTGCTGCTACTAACGAAGCTTTCAAGGTTGATACTCACAAAGAAATTCTTGAAGAGAAGGGGATTTACCATCTCACACTTCCCGAATTACAATCCCAACTTATCCGTGGTTCTTGTTATGGATGGTTAATAATTGTATCCATGTACGAAGGCACCATAAGAATGTTAAATCCAATGACAAAAGTTTTCTTGGATCTTCCTCCAATCTCAGATCTGCCGGATGTAATTCATAACGGAGATCAATGTAGTTTTTACTTTCGTGGACACAACATGATCACCGAGGAAACTATCcttgcaaataaatttctaatttgGAAGGTTATTATAAATTCTGCTCCCGATGACATTAATTTTATGGCGGTGGCTTTATATGGATCTTCTAGATTGGCCTTTTACAAGCCAAGTAATAAGAGATGGCTGAAATTACCAACAAGGGCTCGTCCATATTTTCAAGATGTCATATTTTTTCAACGGTGGATATTTGCAATAGAACATGATGGGAAGCTATACAGATTTGATACAATGACAAAAGCAGGTCCCAGGGTAACAATTTTTAAACCATCAACTCCCTTTGATACTGTTACTACAAAAGACATTAATCAAAAATATCTGATTGTGACTGCTGATGGAAGTTTATTGATGGTGGTAAGACATCTTATTAATTTGATTTGTGAGGAAGAGGAACGTTCCTACAAGACTACCAAATTCGATATTTatgaattgaaggaaaataatTCAAATGCATGGTCAAGGATTAGTAGTTTGGGAAATTATATACTGGTAATTGGATTTAATGCTTCTGTTCAAATGTTCGCTGGCAATCTTTTAAATTCCAAAGGAAATCAAATCTACTTTACAGATAGCTTGGTTCAAGAGCAATTAGTAGAGACTTATTATCATAACATTGGCATCTTCAATTTAGAATATGGAAGTTGCCAAGAAGTGTTATCAGATGTTAACTTTTTTTGTCCTCCTGTTTGGATACTCCCTtga